From the Solibacillus sp. FSL R5-0449 genome, one window contains:
- a CDS encoding ECF transporter S component, with product MQKRSLKLRSFVTIAMLSGVSFVLMLLNFPLPWFPVFLQIDFSDVPALIAAITMGPVAGILVELVKNVLDWIYTGAPEGIPVGHMANFATGVLFILPAYYIYKKFPSAKGLMTGLVVSTVVMSLGMAALNYVAFLPLYTYLLGFEYNMYETIVLGILPFNIVKGIMMFVVVTMLYRTMRVWIENQRKQYLA from the coding sequence ATGCAAAAAAGAAGTTTAAAGTTACGTTCATTCGTAACGATTGCAATGCTGAGTGGGGTTTCATTTGTATTAATGCTGTTAAACTTCCCACTACCATGGTTCCCGGTGTTTTTACAAATTGATTTCAGTGATGTGCCAGCATTGATTGCGGCAATTACGATGGGACCTGTTGCAGGTATCCTAGTTGAACTGGTTAAAAATGTGCTGGACTGGATTTACACAGGGGCTCCTGAAGGGATTCCGGTAGGTCATATGGCTAACTTCGCTACAGGTGTATTATTCATTTTACCAGCTTACTATATTTACAAAAAATTCCCTTCTGCTAAAGGGTTAATGACAGGTTTAGTAGTATCAACGGTTGTCATGTCACTTGGAATGGCGGCATTAAACTATGTGGCGTTCTTGCCGCTGTACACGTACTTACTAGGCTTCGAATATAATATGTACGAAACGATCGTATTAGGTATTTTACCGTTTAATATTGTTAAAGGGATTATGATGTTTGTAGTTGTGACGATGCTTTACCGTACAATGCGTGTATGGATTGAAAATCAGCGCAAACAATATTTAGCTTAA
- a CDS encoding ABC-three component system protein, whose amino-acid sequence MNRVNYYDDIQLKLTNLISRIEMNGSLNLLHLNIHAEAFFRDFLNKLLNLKLENANNLEQNIEAIDLIDNENKVIVQVTSTCTLEKINSTLKKDILDKFQKEGYTLRFLFLKISATSFTKSKIKNIHNINFDSDNDILDLKGLCRVLIDLPTNKLIDIKELIDLDLSIDYESTKITSNLTMVINSLAEQNLRVKDTNSNLHEFNIENKVEFNNLLHMKRRINRYKIYYSQVDSIYREYDQLGSNRSLSVFDKLNSFYEEALIACNTSGEVFLKILNETKMYIMQSENYVNIPDEELEVCISIIVVDAFIRCEIFENPEGYTHVIT is encoded by the coding sequence ATGAATAGGGTTAATTATTATGATGACATACAGCTTAAACTTACTAACCTGATTAGTAGAATAGAAATGAATGGCTCATTAAATTTATTACATTTAAATATTCATGCTGAAGCGTTTTTTAGAGATTTTTTAAACAAATTATTAAATTTGAAATTAGAAAATGCTAATAACTTAGAACAAAATATTGAAGCGATAGATCTTATAGACAATGAAAATAAAGTAATAGTACAAGTTACTTCAACATGTACACTTGAAAAAATAAATTCAACTTTAAAGAAAGATATATTAGATAAATTCCAAAAAGAAGGATATACTTTACGTTTTCTATTTTTAAAAATTTCTGCTACTAGTTTTACTAAAAGTAAAATTAAAAATATTCATAATATAAATTTTGATTCCGATAATGATATTTTAGATTTAAAAGGATTATGTAGAGTTTTAATTGATCTTCCAACAAATAAACTCATAGACATTAAAGAACTTATAGATTTAGACTTAAGTATTGATTACGAATCAACAAAAATCACTTCAAATTTAACTATGGTAATCAATTCTTTAGCAGAACAAAATTTAAGAGTAAAAGACACGAATTCAAATTTACATGAATTTAATATAGAAAATAAGGTAGAGTTTAATAACTTATTACATATGAAAAGGAGAATTAATAGATATAAAATTTATTATTCTCAAGTAGATTCAATTTATCGTGAATATGACCAATTAGGTTCGAATAGAAGTTTGTCTGTCTTTGATAAACTCAATTCATTTTATGAAGAAGCATTAATAGCATGTAATACTAGTGGGGAAGTATTTTTAAAAATCTTGAATGAAACTAAAATGTATATAATGCAAAGTGAAAATTATGTTAATATACCAGACGAAGAATTGGAAGTTTGTATTTCTATAATAGTTGTAGACGCATTTATAAGATGCGAAATTTTTGAAAATCCGGAGGGATATACTCATGTTATTACCTAA
- a CDS encoding ATP-binding protein, with the protein MIRIATSIVGKLWVTILLLVSFVLFIFTIFMLEFLENYHNEQSEASLRQTAAAIASIIDEEEIDDKQFAIISELLTETTNVLIAKSSDEILYARQEGINKEEIQQKIISSKAFEEVYESSEPTVKELTLPSNREEAKNSDYIVLGFPLKSVEDLHGAVFIYKNPDALHQTSNETTKIVVLAAAIAFILTTIFAFFLSSKITLPLRKMREHAFELAKGRFDSKIETKQNDEIGQLAVAFNQMGRQLKHHLEVINQEKEQLSSILTSMTDSVITFNRDKTILVSNPPAERLLQKWFVEKGLDSSKPIPDELYHMLDHVLNFEDQLDEELEMGKSYYSITISPLYSRDTIRGAVAVIRDKTEETKLEKLKSDFIANVSHELRTPIAMLQGYSEAIIDGVVTTEEERTDMIRVIYDESQRMSRLVTDLLDLARMESGHMSLYKEDVPLVAVIERMTHKFDQTAKEKHVQLHIETNFSDETLISIDEDRIEQVLTNLIDNAIRHTPADGSVTVSIENEQNYAKIQIKDTGQGIPQDDLPYVFERFYKADKARTRSKGGTGLGLAITKNIVEAHNGRISVDSVEQQGTTFTFYLPLP; encoded by the coding sequence ATGATTAGAATAGCAACAAGTATTGTCGGGAAGCTATGGGTAACCATTTTGCTTCTCGTTTCATTTGTCCTGTTTATTTTCACCATATTCATGTTGGAATTTCTTGAAAACTATCATAATGAGCAGTCAGAGGCATCATTAAGACAAACAGCTGCAGCCATCGCGAGCATTATCGATGAGGAAGAAATCGATGATAAACAGTTTGCGATCATTTCAGAGTTGTTAACGGAAACGACAAACGTACTTATCGCCAAAAGTTCAGATGAAATATTGTATGCAAGACAAGAAGGCATCAATAAAGAAGAAATACAGCAAAAAATCATAAGCAGTAAAGCATTTGAAGAAGTCTATGAATCATCAGAGCCAACTGTAAAGGAACTGACGCTGCCTTCAAATCGGGAAGAAGCGAAAAATTCCGATTATATAGTATTAGGTTTCCCGCTGAAAAGTGTTGAAGATTTACATGGGGCTGTTTTTATATATAAAAATCCAGATGCATTACACCAGACTAGTAATGAAACGACGAAAATTGTAGTTTTAGCTGCGGCTATTGCATTTATATTGACGACAATTTTCGCCTTTTTCCTTTCTTCTAAAATAACGCTTCCATTGCGTAAAATGAGAGAGCATGCATTTGAATTGGCGAAGGGGCGTTTCGATTCGAAAATTGAAACGAAGCAAAATGATGAAATCGGTCAGCTTGCCGTTGCGTTCAACCAGATGGGCCGCCAATTGAAGCATCATTTAGAAGTAATCAATCAGGAAAAGGAACAATTATCGAGTATTTTAACATCGATGACTGATTCCGTTATTACATTTAATCGTGATAAAACGATTTTAGTGAGCAATCCGCCTGCAGAGCGACTACTTCAAAAATGGTTCGTCGAAAAGGGATTGGATAGCTCAAAGCCGATACCGGATGAACTTTATCATATGCTTGATCATGTATTGAACTTTGAAGATCAGCTGGATGAAGAGTTAGAAATGGGCAAATCCTATTACAGTATTACAATTAGTCCCCTGTACAGCAGGGATACAATTCGTGGTGCAGTCGCTGTTATTCGTGATAAAACCGAAGAAACGAAATTGGAAAAGCTGAAATCAGATTTTATCGCCAATGTTTCACATGAGCTCCGGACACCAATTGCAATGCTTCAAGGCTATTCTGAAGCGATTATTGATGGAGTTGTGACAACAGAAGAAGAACGGACTGATATGATCAGGGTCATATACGATGAATCACAGCGTATGAGTCGCCTCGTAACAGATTTACTTGACCTGGCGCGGATGGAATCTGGGCATATGAGCTTGTATAAGGAAGACGTTCCATTAGTGGCGGTTATTGAACGCATGACTCATAAGTTTGACCAGACAGCGAAAGAAAAACATGTGCAGCTGCATATTGAAACGAACTTTTCGGACGAAACGCTTATTTCGATTGATGAGGACCGTATCGAGCAAGTGTTAACGAACTTGATTGACAATGCGATTCGCCATACACCTGCAGATGGATCCGTAACCGTTTCGATAGAAAATGAGCAAAACTACGCTAAAATTCAAATCAAGGATACGGGGCAGGGCATTCCGCAAGATGATTTACCGTATGTATTCGAACGATTCTACAAAGCGGATAAAGCGCGTACACGTTCAAAAGGCGGAACTGGCTTAGGTTTGGCCATTACAAAAAACATTGTGGAAGCGCATAACGGCAGAATATCGGTTGATAGCGTGGAACAGCAAGGAACAACCTTTACATTTTACTTGCCATTACCTTGA
- a CDS encoding RNA polymerase sigma factor SigX, with translation MQQSIFHRLYDTYHQDVFNFLFYLVKNRTAAEDLAHEVYVRVLKSYDRFEGKSSEKTWLFSIAKNVAIDYFRKKQVRDKHAFTAFDWETEQLVSPVPSPEQFTELNDQLHQLLVALEECSGDQKMVIIMRFIQELSIQETAEILGWTTGKVKTTQHRALKNLRLLLEAQEGREANPL, from the coding sequence GTGCAGCAATCCATTTTCCATCGATTATACGATACGTATCATCAGGATGTTTTTAATTTCTTATTTTACTTAGTAAAAAACCGTACCGCAGCTGAGGATCTTGCCCATGAAGTATACGTTCGTGTATTGAAATCATACGACCGTTTCGAAGGGAAAAGCTCGGAAAAGACTTGGTTGTTTTCTATAGCGAAAAATGTGGCGATCGACTATTTCAGAAAAAAGCAAGTTCGTGATAAGCATGCATTTACAGCGTTTGATTGGGAGACAGAGCAACTTGTAAGCCCAGTCCCTTCACCTGAACAATTTACCGAATTAAATGATCAGCTCCATCAATTACTGGTAGCGTTGGAGGAATGTTCAGGTGATCAGAAAATGGTTATTATCATGCGGTTCATTCAGGAACTTTCAATTCAGGAAACAGCGGAAATATTAGGGTGGACGACCGGAAAGGTTAAGACGACACAGCACCGTGCTTTAAAGAATTTGCGGCTGTTATTGGAAGCGCAAGAAGGAAGGGAGGCGAATCCATTATGA
- a CDS encoding tyrosine-type recombinase/integrase translates to MASFRKRGKYWTYRIRVKGFNDEWKEYTGGGFHSKPEARKAAMEREVELKNNEHLGGKMLFKVFGEMWLENYVKDKLKPNTYKTYRNAIRDHAGPAFGDMHLQEIRPMAYQKFIDSIIEGGLAHSTARRVHNAIYQCMKRAVLNGYITKNPCENVVIKKLPVKKLKFIEPSLVPQILEYLYRRDYTLGLFFETLFETGMRKGECAALRLDDIDWRENTLRVDQILDFQPEEGDDLLGDPKTYSSTRIIKMRPKYMQKLKTYVKYRTEQKMLVGSLYNHELNLVFARDDGNPISKSTLWNAFKSSQEYLELEPIPIHSTRHTHVAMLIEAGWDMKSIADRLGHESATTTINTYAHISHKHAENTLHNFDEYMEKLGQ, encoded by the coding sequence ATGGCCTCATTTCGAAAACGTGGCAAGTATTGGACCTATCGTATTCGTGTAAAAGGATTCAATGATGAATGGAAAGAGTATACCGGAGGTGGCTTTCATTCAAAACCAGAAGCTAGAAAAGCAGCTATGGAAAGAGAAGTCGAATTAAAAAACAATGAGCATCTTGGTGGTAAAATGCTCTTTAAAGTCTTTGGGGAAATGTGGCTTGAAAACTATGTAAAAGATAAATTGAAGCCCAACACTTACAAAACATACCGTAATGCAATTCGCGATCATGCAGGCCCTGCTTTTGGAGATATGCACCTACAGGAAATTCGCCCAATGGCTTATCAAAAATTTATAGATAGCATTATTGAAGGTGGATTAGCACATTCTACAGCTCGTCGTGTTCATAATGCAATTTATCAATGTATGAAACGTGCTGTGTTAAATGGATATATCACTAAAAATCCTTGTGAAAATGTGGTTATAAAAAAACTGCCCGTGAAAAAACTAAAATTCATAGAACCTAGTCTCGTCCCTCAAATTTTAGAATACCTTTATCGCCGTGATTATACATTAGGTTTATTTTTTGAGACACTTTTTGAGACTGGGATGCGTAAAGGTGAATGTGCTGCACTTCGTTTAGATGATATTGATTGGCGTGAAAATACTTTGCGTGTAGATCAAATATTAGATTTCCAACCAGAAGAAGGTGACGATCTCCTGGGTGATCCAAAAACCTATTCCTCTACCCGCATCATAAAAATGCGTCCAAAATATATGCAAAAGCTCAAAACATATGTAAAGTATCGTACCGAACAGAAGATGCTTGTCGGTAGCCTTTACAATCATGAATTAAATCTTGTATTCGCTCGTGATGATGGAAACCCTATTTCAAAATCCACACTTTGGAATGCTTTTAAATCTTCTCAGGAATATTTAGAACTTGAGCCAATTCCGATTCACTCTACCCGTCATACGCATGTGGCAATGCTTATTGAGGCTGGATGGGATATGAAGTCCATTGCTGATCGTCTTGGTCATGAATCTGCTACTACTACAATTAATACTTATGCGCATATATCGCATAAACATGCAGAAAATACCCTTCATAATTTTGATGAATACATGGAAAAATTGGGGCAATAA
- a CDS encoding YitT family protein, with product MTKQDIAKSIGQKIIVIIGGLIAAYGLEAVLIPNNVSDGGITGISIVISQLTPLTLGMLIALLNIPFIYLGYKQIGKTFAINSVIGIASLAIGTSLMHHVPTIISGDALLITVVGGIILGIGMGLALRNGGALDGIDMLAVLLSRKLPFSTSDLILFLNFFVFIVVSFVFGFKGALLSAIAYYIASKVILIVEEGLSGSKTYKIITKEPVKMVETIRDRLGRSATFNTVYGAYSNQEFQEITCVINRMEESKIKLIIREIDPNAFVTVYEVVEVKGGSFKKQNIH from the coding sequence ATGACGAAGCAAGACATCGCAAAGTCAATCGGACAAAAAATCATCGTTATTATCGGCGGTTTGATTGCCGCTTACGGATTAGAAGCTGTATTAATACCAAATAACGTATCGGATGGTGGAATCACAGGGATTAGTATCGTTATTTCTCAACTAACACCATTAACATTAGGCATGCTGATTGCCTTATTAAACATCCCGTTTATTTATTTAGGCTATAAACAAATCGGAAAAACCTTCGCGATTAATTCTGTTATCGGGATTGCATCATTAGCGATCGGTACTTCACTTATGCACCATGTACCGACAATCATTTCGGGCGATGCCTTGCTCATTACAGTTGTAGGGGGAATCATTTTAGGTATCGGTATGGGGTTAGCACTTCGTAATGGTGGTGCGTTGGATGGGATAGACATGCTTGCTGTGCTGCTTTCAAGAAAACTGCCTTTCAGTACAAGTGACCTCATTCTATTTTTAAACTTTTTCGTTTTCATCGTTGTATCGTTTGTTTTCGGATTTAAAGGTGCATTGTTATCAGCGATTGCGTACTATATCGCATCAAAAGTTATTTTAATCGTTGAAGAGGGACTAAGCGGTTCCAAAACGTATAAAATCATTACAAAAGAACCTGTTAAAATGGTCGAAACAATCCGCGACCGTTTAGGACGAAGCGCGACGTTCAATACGGTATACGGTGCTTACTCCAATCAGGAATTCCAAGAAATTACATGTGTAATCAACCGGATGGAAGAAAGTAAAATAAAGTTAATCATTCGTGAAATCGATCCGAATGCCTTTGTGACTGTATATGAAGTGGTTGAAGTTAAAGGCGGCAGCTTCAAAAAACAAAATATCCATTAA
- a CDS encoding MerR family transcriptional regulator, which yields MSREFRRAMPLLPISMVMQLTELTARQIRYYEEHELIVPARSEGNRRMFSLDDIDALLEIRELLDQGINMAGVKKVFAMRSKEYVKKPDVVRVTDTELRTILREEMQQAQRMQKTSLRQGDLSRFFQYKTE from the coding sequence ATGAGTCGAGAATTTCGAAGAGCGATGCCGTTACTGCCGATTAGCATGGTAATGCAATTGACTGAATTAACGGCCAGACAAATTCGTTATTATGAAGAACATGAACTAATCGTCCCTGCTAGATCAGAAGGGAATCGAAGGATGTTTTCTCTTGATGATATTGATGCGTTGCTGGAAATAAGGGAGTTACTCGACCAGGGCATTAATATGGCGGGTGTCAAAAAAGTATTTGCGATGAGATCGAAAGAGTATGTAAAGAAACCTGACGTAGTTCGCGTGACAGATACAGAATTGCGGACGATATTGCGTGAAGAAATGCAGCAAGCGCAGCGCATGCAAAAGACATCACTACGTCAAGGCGATTTATCGCGTTTCTTTCAATATAAAACTGAGTAG
- a CDS encoding ABC-three component system middle component 6, with amino-acid sequence MLLPKNMHPLDSIYFNGAIVLEKLQVTQEDLDMIQLYKIVNSEKAMTFPVFILCLDWLFLMNLAEVDEKGAVHLCL; translated from the coding sequence ATGTTATTACCTAAAAATATGCATCCCCTTGATAGTATATATTTCAACGGAGCAATTGTACTGGAAAAATTACAAGTTACGCAAGAGGATTTAGATATGATTCAGCTTTACAAGATTGTTAATAGCGAGAAGGCTATGACGTTTCCGGTTTTTATTCTTTGTTTAGACTGGTTATTTCTAATGAATTTAGCAGAAGTAGATGAAAAGGGAGCTGTACATTTATGTTTATAA
- the brnQ gene encoding branched-chain amino acid transport system II carrier protein — protein MDKKIPFSTYAVIGTMLFGMFFGAGNLIFPIQMGQLAGTNYWLALIGFLVTAIGLPFLGILAIGLSGSNGLRDLASKVHPMFGLLFALALYLTIGPFFAIPRTATVPFVVGFEPFIDPSQAALWLAVFSFVFFAIVFYFSLNPAKIMDIIGKYLTPAFLIFLFVLIGISLFSPMGKFVEPAGAYINEAFMTGFKEGYNTMDALASLAFGIVVIHAIKRTGITDKKEIAKATWKSGIFAMALMMLIYGLIAYMGASSVTAIGTFENGGQIFAAVADHYFGSYGAILLAIIIVLACLKTSIGLITSCSEFFHEVFPKISYKTFVVMLCVVSFIIANFGLTNIITYAIPVLMFLYPLAIVLIILALLGPLFQYKKPVFAWAILLVFFISIIDGYNALIGSVPAFEMSMLTSVSTVYADYLPLYSIGLGWIVPAVVGAVIGLCVPNRSNDVNKN, from the coding sequence ATGGACAAGAAAATACCATTTTCAACCTATGCAGTAATCGGCACGATGCTGTTTGGGATGTTTTTTGGAGCAGGAAATTTAATATTTCCGATTCAAATGGGGCAATTAGCAGGGACAAATTATTGGCTTGCGCTAATTGGCTTTTTAGTTACGGCGATTGGTTTGCCGTTTTTAGGGATTTTGGCAATCGGATTGTCGGGAAGTAATGGCTTGCGTGATTTAGCAAGTAAAGTACATCCGATGTTTGGTTTGTTATTTGCATTGGCTTTATACTTAACGATCGGGCCATTTTTTGCAATTCCGCGTACAGCAACAGTACCGTTTGTCGTGGGATTTGAACCGTTTATCGATCCTTCACAGGCAGCATTGTGGCTGGCGGTATTCAGTTTTGTTTTCTTCGCGATCGTTTTTTACTTTTCGTTAAATCCGGCGAAAATAATGGATATTATCGGAAAGTACTTAACGCCGGCATTTTTGATTTTCTTATTTGTATTGATCGGAATTAGTCTGTTTTCTCCTATGGGGAAATTCGTTGAGCCTGCTGGAGCCTATATTAACGAGGCATTTATGACAGGGTTTAAAGAAGGTTATAATACGATGGATGCGCTTGCTTCACTTGCGTTCGGTATTGTAGTCATCCATGCGATTAAACGGACAGGTATTACAGATAAAAAAGAAATTGCAAAAGCGACTTGGAAATCGGGTATTTTTGCAATGGCATTAATGATGCTCATTTATGGTCTGATTGCTTACATGGGAGCATCGAGTGTAACGGCAATTGGTACATTTGAAAATGGCGGGCAAATTTTTGCGGCGGTTGCTGATCATTACTTCGGTTCGTACGGCGCGATTTTATTGGCGATTATTATTGTACTGGCATGTTTGAAAACAAGTATCGGGCTCATTACTTCGTGCAGTGAGTTTTTCCATGAGGTGTTTCCGAAAATCAGCTATAAAACATTTGTAGTCATGTTATGTGTTGTTTCGTTTATCATTGCAAACTTTGGGTTAACGAATATTATTACCTATGCGATTCCGGTGCTGATGTTCCTTTACCCGCTGGCAATTGTATTAATTATACTGGCGCTTTTAGGTCCGTTGTTTCAATACAAAAAGCCTGTATTTGCATGGGCGATTTTACTTGTCTTCTTTATAAGTATAATTGATGGCTACAATGCACTGATCGGAAGTGTGCCGGCATTTGAAATGAGTATGCTGACATCTGTTTCGACGGTCTACGCGGATTACTTGCCGCTGTATTCAATTGGGTTAGGTTGGATTGTTCCGGCTGTAGTGGGAGCGGTTATCGGATTATGTGTTCCGAACCGTAGTAATGATGTAAATAAAAATTAA
- a CDS encoding ImmA/IrrE family metallo-endopeptidase, giving the protein MYVFYWSDASQALFTGNKGFILLNENLTSQQQWQEFCHELAHVLFHAGNQSKIPPSFREYQEAKANIFMSHAAIPTFMLDQLSIYNFDFMTVYEVQKLFNVEYEFALERLQHYLTQHKLYSKLEYPNRFSKE; this is encoded by the coding sequence ATTTATGTGTTTTACTGGTCAGATGCTAGCCAAGCGCTTTTTACAGGCAATAAAGGATTTATATTATTAAACGAAAACCTGACATCACAGCAACAATGGCAGGAATTTTGTCATGAACTTGCCCATGTTCTCTTCCATGCTGGCAATCAAAGTAAGATTCCTCCAAGCTTTCGGGAGTATCAAGAAGCTAAAGCAAACATTTTTATGTCTCATGCAGCTATCCCTACCTTTATGCTAGATCAATTATCAATTTATAATTTTGATTTTATGACGGTCTATGAAGTGCAAAAGCTTTTTAATGTGGAATATGAATTTGCACTGGAACGACTGCAGCATTACTTAACTCAACATAAATTGTATTCCAAATTGGAATATCCAAATCGATTCTCTAAAGAATGA
- the glnA gene encoding type I glutamate--ammonia ligase — protein sequence MVNGTSKATKESIKKIVADKNVKFIRLQFTDILGTIKNVEIPVSQLDKALDNKMMFDGSSIEGFVRIEESDMYLRPDLDTFMIFPWTAEKGKVARLICDIARPDGSPFEGDPRSNLKRMLKEMEDLGFTSFNLGPEPEFFLFKLDEKGNPTLELNDDGGYFDLAPTDLGENCRRDIVLELEEMGFEIEASHHEVAPGQHEIDFKYANAVEACDNIQTFKLVVKTIARKHGLHATFMPKPLFGVNGSGMHFNLSLFQGSKNAFWDEGEDLQLSKTAKHFLAGVLKHVQGFTAVTNPTVNSYKRLVPGYEAPCYVAWSPKNRSPLVRIPESRGLSTRIELRSVDPSANPYLAMAVILAAGLDGVKNEIEPPAPVDRNIYVMNAEERAAYGIASLPGSLDAALATLAKDEVIIDALGEHIYANFKEAKEVEFDMFRTSVHQWERDQYMKMY from the coding sequence ATGGTGAATGGAACAAGCAAAGCGACGAAAGAAAGCATTAAAAAAATAGTGGCAGATAAAAATGTAAAATTTATTCGTCTGCAATTTACTGATATTTTAGGAACAATCAAAAACGTTGAAATTCCGGTAAGTCAGTTAGATAAAGCGCTGGATAACAAAATGATGTTTGACGGTTCTTCAATTGAAGGTTTCGTGCGTATTGAAGAATCTGACATGTATTTGCGTCCGGATTTAGATACTTTCATGATATTCCCATGGACTGCAGAAAAAGGGAAAGTTGCCCGATTAATTTGTGACATCGCACGTCCGGACGGCTCTCCTTTTGAAGGGGATCCACGCTCAAACTTAAAAAGAATGTTAAAAGAAATGGAAGACTTAGGTTTTACTAGCTTTAACTTAGGGCCTGAGCCAGAATTCTTCTTATTTAAATTAGATGAAAAAGGTAATCCGACATTAGAATTAAATGATGATGGTGGCTACTTCGACTTGGCACCAACTGATTTAGGGGAAAACTGCCGCCGCGATATCGTATTGGAACTTGAGGAAATGGGCTTTGAAATTGAAGCATCACACCATGAAGTAGCTCCAGGTCAACACGAAATCGACTTCAAATATGCCAACGCGGTGGAAGCGTGCGATAATATTCAAACGTTCAAGTTAGTAGTAAAAACAATTGCGCGTAAACATGGCTTACATGCAACATTTATGCCAAAACCATTATTCGGTGTGAACGGTTCAGGAATGCACTTCAACTTATCTTTATTCCAAGGAAGCAAAAATGCATTCTGGGATGAAGGGGAAGACTTACAGTTATCAAAAACAGCGAAACATTTCTTAGCAGGTGTATTAAAACACGTTCAAGGATTTACAGCGGTGACAAATCCGACTGTTAACTCATACAAACGTTTAGTACCTGGCTATGAAGCACCTTGTTATGTAGCATGGTCACCAAAGAACCGTTCACCATTAGTACGTATTCCGGAATCTCGCGGTCTATCGACTCGTATTGAATTACGTTCAGTTGACCCGTCTGCAAACCCGTACTTAGCGATGGCTGTTATTTTGGCTGCAGGATTGGATGGCGTGAAAAATGAAATCGAGCCACCAGCACCGGTTGACCGTAACATTTATGTGATGAATGCTGAAGAGCGTGCAGCTTACGGTATTGCAAGTTTACCAGGTTCATTGGATGCAGCATTAGCTACTTTAGCGAAAGATGAAGTAATCATCGATGCGTTAGGCGAACATATTTATGCAAACTTCAAAGAAGCAAAAGAAGTGGAGTTCGATATGTTCCGCACATCTGTGCACCAGTGGGAACGCGACCAATATATGAAGATGTACTAA
- a CDS encoding response regulator transcription factor produces MSENISVLIVDDEDRIRRLLKMYLEREGYTVEEAENGEQALSMALEKDYHCILLDIMMPEKDGLEVCAELREKKTTPIILLTAKGEEANRVQGFELGADDYIVKPFSPREVVLRVKAILRRSAVFAPVSNASSSKDLVVFPHLTIDHDAHRVTADGTEVNLTPKEYELLYFLAKSPDKVFDREQLLKEVWHYDFFGDLRTVDTHVKRLREKLNRVSENAAKMIVTVWGVGYKFEVVND; encoded by the coding sequence GTGTCTGAAAATATTTCTGTGTTAATTGTGGACGACGAGGATCGAATTCGTCGTTTGTTAAAAATGTATTTAGAGCGTGAGGGCTATACAGTAGAAGAAGCGGAAAATGGAGAACAAGCACTTTCGATGGCGCTTGAAAAAGATTATCATTGTATTTTGTTGGATATTATGATGCCTGAAAAAGATGGTTTGGAAGTTTGTGCTGAACTGCGTGAAAAGAAAACAACGCCTATTATATTGTTGACGGCAAAAGGTGAAGAAGCAAACCGTGTACAAGGATTTGAGCTTGGTGCGGATGATTATATTGTGAAACCTTTTAGTCCGCGTGAAGTCGTGCTGCGTGTGAAAGCAATATTGCGACGTTCAGCAGTGTTTGCACCTGTTTCAAATGCTTCATCATCGAAAGATTTAGTCGTGTTCCCGCATTTAACAATCGACCATGATGCACATCGTGTAACAGCAGATGGAACGGAAGTAAATTTAACACCGAAAGAATACGAACTATTATACTTTTTGGCGAAGTCACCTGATAAAGTATTCGACCGTGAGCAATTATTAAAAGAAGTTTGGCACTATGATTTCTTTGGTGACTTGCGCACAGTGGATACACATGTAAAGCGCCTGCGTGAAAAGCTGAACCGTGTCTCTGAAAATGCTGCGAAAATGATTGTTACGGTTTGGGGAGTAGGCTATAAATTCGAGGTTGTAAATGATTAG